From a region of the Oryza sativa Japonica Group chromosome 6, ASM3414082v1 genome:
- the LOC4340791 gene encoding U-box domain-containing protein 35 isoform 2 (isoform 2 is encoded by transcript variant 2) codes for MAEESREEGGGGGVVEDGDEAGGRPGKDGGSGGAGRGRDGNNGISTWEIEEMEDEAGPASLAPPAAAAAADVYVAVGKGGSSMEALSWALRRLASPRSFVYLVHVFPVVISIPTGFGKITIGSQQSLVGDWPAALLKSRSSSWTSLGGDLSLTEFFKAGIVTSCSSILALLASCRPTLGIFCPIANLAAKKL; via the exons ATGGCCGAGGAGTCtcgggaagaaggcggcggcggcggcgtcgtggaggacggcgacgaagcCGGTGGACGGCCGGGGaaggacggcggcagcggcggcgccggcagggGGAGAGATGGGAACAATGGCATCAGCACGTGGGAGATCGAGGAGATGGAGGATGAGGCAGGGCCGGCGTCGCTggctcctcctgccgccgccgccgccgccgacgtgtaCGTGGCGGTGGGGAAGGGCGGGTCAAGCATGGAGGCGCTGTCGTGGGCGCTGCGGCGGCTGGCCTCGCCGCGGAGCTTCGTCTACCTCGTGCACGTCTTCCCCGTCGTCATCAGCATCCCCACCGGAT TTGGTAAGATCACAATTGGGTCCCAGCAATCTTTGGTTGGAGATTGGCCTGCAGCATTGTTGAAATCAAGGTCAAGTTCTTGGACTAGCTTAGGGGGTGATTTGTCTTTGACTGAATTTTTCAAAGCTGGCATTGTCACAAGCTGTAGTTCCATTCTAGCTTTGTTGGCATCCTGCCGTCCTACGTTAGGCATATTTTGCCCCATCGCAAACCTTGCAGCAAAAAAGCTCTAG